Proteins encoded within one genomic window of Bacillus sp. SM2101:
- a CDS encoding anthranilate phosphoribosyltransferase — translation MQQWIKEVGRGKKGSKDLTYEEMREAARLISSGKATDSQISAFLIAERMKGETYNEVLGFIDELKRCSKKLNLPSTISDNLIDFAGPYDGRKGFVTTVPTSLLLAEAGVPVLLHSSDTLPPKHGMTIKDILSELSVKTNATPKQIEDSIMSNQIGFVWTENLCEPLGKIRHIREDIGVRSIINTVEKMLNLGNAKKMMVGVFHKTAVDKLIPIIQQSSYDVGYVVQGEDGSEDLPTHRNSFVYKVTNSHAESFLLNPEQYGLKYEKDDEVLTKQEQATIMKRILTGEQAPELLPFRAKVIYNTAVRYFLFNITATIEEGIEKATEQLNEGKGISQLNQWQQSLYS, via the coding sequence GTGCAACAGTGGATTAAAGAAGTTGGTAGAGGAAAGAAGGGTTCAAAAGATTTAACTTATGAGGAAATGCGTGAGGCTGCACGCTTAATTTCAAGTGGTAAGGCAACCGACTCACAGATTAGTGCTTTTTTAATAGCAGAGCGAATGAAGGGAGAAACATACAATGAAGTACTTGGCTTTATCGATGAACTTAAGAGGTGTTCAAAGAAGCTAAACCTTCCATCTACCATTTCAGATAACTTAATCGATTTTGCTGGTCCGTATGATGGTAGGAAAGGTTTTGTTACAACTGTTCCTACTTCATTATTATTAGCGGAAGCTGGTGTGCCAGTTTTATTACATAGTAGTGACACCTTACCTCCTAAACATGGTATGACAATCAAAGATATCCTCTCAGAATTATCGGTTAAGACAAATGCAACACCAAAACAAATTGAGGACTCAATTATGAGCAATCAAATCGGCTTTGTTTGGACAGAAAATCTATGTGAGCCATTGGGAAAAATAAGACATATTCGAGAAGATATTGGCGTGCGTTCAATTATTAATACAGTTGAGAAAATGCTTAATCTTGGAAATGCCAAAAAAATGATGGTAGGTGTATTTCATAAAACGGCAGTAGATAAGCTCATTCCTATTATCCAACAATCTAGTTATGATGTTGGCTATGTTGTCCAAGGTGAAGACGGATCAGAGGACTTACCTACCCATCGTAATAGTTTTGTTTACAAGGTAACGAATAGTCATGCAGAATCATTTTTATTAAACCCAGAGCAGTATGGGTTAAAGTATGAGAAAGATGATGAGGTTCTTACAAAACAAGAGCAGGCAACGATCATGAAAAGAATATTAACCGGTGAACAAGCTCCAGAGTTATTACCGTTTCGAGCAAAAGTTATTTACAACACCGCGGTTAGGTATTTCTTATTTAATATAACAGCTACAATTGAAGAAGGGATTGAAAAAGCGACAGAGCAACTAAATGAGGGTAAAGGTATATCTCAGTTAAACCAGTGGCAGCAATCGCTCTATTCTTAA
- a CDS encoding nitrate reductase — protein sequence MNDLLKHFREKQKQLNNEKIMNTQCPYCSMQCSMQLIEERIIERMKYKVVPNKMDPTSQGKLCIKGLNAHQHVINDKRITSPMLKIDGEFVKITWDMALEIIKEKFKSIQEEDGFDALSVYGGGSLTNEEAYMLGKFARVALKTRHIDYNGRFCMSSAATAANDAFGIDRGMTNPLSDIPMAKCIILAGTNIAECQPTIMPYFLKAKKNGAFIIAIDPRETATTKIADIHLQLKPGTDWSLVNGMLKVLVEEGYDNEDFIENRTHGYNDLQQFLCNIQLTDIVEQTGIPEQQIRLAAKMYGKANSAMVFTARGVEQHVNGNETVRNFINLCLITGKIGREGCGYGAITGQGNGQGGREHGQKADQLPGYRSIDNMEHRKHIASVWGVNEFDLPSKGVSAYEMIEKIDREEITGLLVVGSNPVVSNPNAIFVEKSLKKLKFLVVVDMFISETAQLADLLLPSSSYLENAGTMTNLEGRITLRNGERKKPGEVKHDWEILREIATILGEGEYFKYDSSEDIFNELRVASQGGRADYAGVTYERLNKEKLFWPCPNSDHPGTERLFSDQFAHPDGRAVIKVIANTPNREAISEDYPLYLTTGRVLAHYLSGTQTRRSSSLNSRYPESRIEIHPLAAKKFGVKDKSFVKLESKRGSVVVRCKITPKIRRDTVFVPFHWGDIQNINRLTDPSLDPSCKMPSFKLCAVKISPF from the coding sequence ATGAACGATTTACTGAAACATTTTCGTGAAAAACAAAAACAACTAAATAATGAAAAAATAATGAATACCCAATGTCCGTATTGCAGTATGCAGTGTAGTATGCAATTGATTGAGGAACGTATCATTGAACGAATGAAATACAAGGTTGTTCCTAATAAAATGGATCCTACTTCACAAGGAAAGCTATGTATAAAAGGATTAAATGCACATCAACATGTGATTAATGATAAGCGAATTACGTCTCCAATGCTAAAGATAGATGGTGAATTTGTAAAAATCACATGGGACATGGCTTTAGAAATTATTAAGGAAAAATTCAAGAGTATTCAAGAAGAAGATGGGTTCGATGCTCTATCTGTGTATGGCGGAGGGTCATTAACGAATGAAGAAGCATATATGTTAGGGAAATTTGCTAGAGTGGCCTTGAAAACTAGACATATAGACTATAACGGAAGGTTTTGCATGTCATCGGCAGCAACTGCTGCTAACGATGCTTTTGGTATCGATCGTGGTATGACGAACCCCTTGTCAGATATTCCAATGGCTAAATGCATCATTTTAGCGGGAACAAATATCGCTGAATGTCAACCTACGATCATGCCATATTTTCTAAAAGCCAAAAAGAATGGTGCGTTTATTATTGCTATTGATCCAAGGGAAACGGCTACAACCAAAATAGCAGATATACATTTACAATTAAAGCCAGGGACTGATTGGAGTTTAGTCAATGGGATGTTAAAGGTGTTGGTTGAAGAAGGATATGACAACGAGGATTTTATTGAAAATAGAACACATGGCTATAACGATCTACAACAATTTCTTTGTAATATACAATTAACAGATATAGTTGAGCAAACGGGTATTCCTGAACAACAAATACGCCTAGCGGCAAAAATGTATGGTAAAGCAAATTCAGCGATGGTTTTCACTGCTAGAGGTGTCGAACAACATGTAAATGGTAATGAAACTGTTAGAAACTTTATTAATCTATGTTTAATTACTGGGAAAATTGGTAGAGAAGGTTGTGGCTATGGTGCAATCACTGGACAGGGGAATGGTCAGGGTGGTAGAGAGCATGGTCAAAAAGCGGATCAATTACCGGGCTACCGATCTATAGATAATATGGAACATCGAAAGCATATTGCTTCTGTCTGGGGTGTGAATGAATTCGATCTTCCTTCCAAAGGGGTTTCCGCTTATGAAATGATAGAGAAAATTGATAGAGAGGAGATTACAGGGTTATTAGTAGTAGGGTCAAATCCTGTTGTGTCTAATCCAAATGCGATTTTTGTAGAAAAATCATTAAAAAAATTAAAATTTCTTGTCGTTGTAGATATGTTCATTTCAGAAACTGCCCAACTAGCAGACTTACTCTTACCGTCTTCTTCTTATTTAGAAAATGCAGGAACGATGACGAATTTAGAAGGTAGAATAACGTTAAGAAATGGTGAAAGAAAAAAACCGGGTGAAGTTAAACATGATTGGGAAATTCTTCGTGAGATTGCGACGATACTTGGAGAAGGAGAATATTTTAAATACGATAGCTCTGAAGACATATTTAATGAGCTTAGAGTAGCAAGTCAAGGAGGAAGGGCTGATTATGCTGGTGTTACTTATGAAAGGTTAAATAAAGAAAAGTTGTTTTGGCCTTGTCCAAATAGTGACCATCCAGGAACAGAGAGGCTTTTTAGCGATCAATTTGCACATCCTGACGGGCGAGCAGTAATTAAAGTCATAGCAAATACACCTAACCGTGAAGCAATCTCAGAAGATTACCCTCTATACTTGACGACAGGTAGAGTATTAGCACATTATTTATCAGGAACGCAAACTAGACGTAGTTCATCACTCAACTCGCGTTATCCTGAATCACGTATTGAAATTCACCCGCTAGCCGCAAAGAAGTTTGGAGTTAAAGATAAAAGCTTTGTGAAGCTGGAGTCCAAAAGAGGAAGTGTCGTCGTACGATGCAAAATAACGCCGAAAATTCGACGTGACACAGTCTTTGTACCATTTCACTGGGGAGACATACAAAATATTAATCGACTTACCGATCCCTCCTTAGACCCATCATGTAAAATGCCAAGCTTTAAGCTTTGCGCTGTAAAGATAAGTCCGTTTTAG
- the nirD gene encoding nitrite reductase small subunit NirD, producing MNKLEIAKYSELPQRVGKSVKLNNTEIALFRLSNGEVYAVENKCPHNGGTLAEGIVSGNVVYCPLHEWKICLEDGKVQQPDTGCVKVYDVEVKNDKILLTV from the coding sequence ATGAATAAATTAGAGATCGCAAAATATAGTGAGTTGCCTCAAAGGGTAGGAAAATCAGTAAAGCTAAATAATACAGAAATTGCATTGTTTCGTTTATCTAATGGAGAAGTTTATGCTGTTGAAAATAAATGTCCCCATAACGGTGGCACATTAGCAGAAGGAATAGTGAGTGGTAATGTTGTCTACTGTCCTTTGCATGAGTGGAAAATATGTTTGGAAGATGGAAAAGTACAGCAACCAGATACAGGTTGCGTAAAAGTTTATGATGTTGAAGTGAAGAATGACAAAATTTTACTTACTGTGTAG
- the nirB gene encoding nitrite reductase large subunit NirB, which produces MKKKKLVLIGNGMAGVRCIEEVIKLNPNQFEITVIGEEPHPNYNRILLSTVLAGDTSLEDITINDWQWYKENNIELFTGHKVQEINTATKLVITDKLIEINYDELIIATGSVPFILPLPGADKEGVTAFRDIKDCERMIDASKNYKKAAVIGGGLLGLEAARGLLNLGMEVDVIHIEKYLMERQLDPKASKLLEEELTKQGMNFLLEKQTKEIIGGDRVEGLRFADGTEITADLVVMAVGIRPNVELAKISGIETNRGIVVNDYMQTSIPHVYAVGECAEHREVAYGLVAPLYEQGQVLANKLHELDDKKYEGSVVSTKLKVSGVDVFSAGEFQEDVNDKSMQIYDEYNNIYKKVVIRDSKVVGAVLYGDINDGTKLLQMMQKQTLISEMAPLSFVQGQSNGSGEQSIVASMEMDDQVCGCNGITKGMIVEAIKSNGLSSVSEVKSCTKAGTSCGGCSPLVSELVKETLGESFEETEQIQSICECTSLSRDEIVENIRMMGLTHIREVMNVLGWQSDEGCSKCRPAINYYLGMVHPTEYVDELESRFVNERMHANIQKDGTYSVVPRMYGGVTNAEELRRIADVAEKYEVPMVKLTGGQRIDLLGIKKEDLPKVWEELDMPSGYAYGKAIRTVKTCVGSEFCRFGTQNSTQMGIDLEKKFERLNTPAKVKMSVSACPRNCAESAIKDIGIVGVSDGWELYIGGNGGTNLRAGDLLCKVKTADEVIQWSGAILQYYRETGEYGERTSAWVERMGLTAIGDVLASEEVRSSLNERIEVALATLKDPWKDVVNDEDKQHKLYNSYSLTTV; this is translated from the coding sequence CTGAAAAAAAAGAAATTAGTTCTTATAGGTAATGGTATGGCAGGTGTTCGTTGTATTGAAGAGGTTATTAAGCTGAACCCTAATCAATTTGAAATTACGGTTATCGGTGAAGAACCACACCCTAATTATAATAGAATTTTACTTTCAACTGTGCTAGCAGGAGATACATCACTTGAAGATATTACGATTAATGACTGGCAATGGTATAAAGAAAACAATATTGAATTGTTTACCGGTCATAAAGTACAAGAAATTAACACGGCAACAAAATTGGTTATAACTGATAAGTTAATAGAAATTAATTATGATGAATTAATCATTGCTACAGGGTCTGTACCATTTATTCTTCCTCTTCCAGGCGCTGATAAAGAAGGAGTAACTGCATTCCGTGATATTAAAGATTGTGAAAGAATGATTGATGCTTCAAAAAATTATAAAAAAGCAGCCGTAATAGGTGGAGGCTTATTAGGCTTAGAGGCTGCAAGAGGTTTGTTGAATTTAGGTATGGAAGTTGATGTCATTCATATAGAAAAGTATTTGATGGAAAGGCAGCTTGATCCAAAAGCATCCAAACTACTTGAAGAAGAGCTTACGAAGCAAGGGATGAATTTTTTATTAGAGAAGCAAACGAAAGAGATCATTGGTGGAGATCGGGTAGAAGGGCTGCGCTTTGCTGACGGGACAGAAATTACTGCTGATTTAGTTGTGATGGCGGTGGGGATACGTCCGAATGTTGAACTAGCAAAAATAAGCGGTATAGAAACAAATAGAGGCATTGTCGTAAATGATTACATGCAAACGTCAATACCACATGTCTATGCTGTTGGAGAATGTGCTGAGCATCGAGAAGTTGCATATGGATTAGTTGCTCCACTATATGAACAAGGCCAAGTATTAGCTAATAAATTGCATGAGCTTGATGATAAAAAATATGAAGGTTCTGTCGTCTCAACAAAACTAAAAGTATCAGGTGTAGATGTTTTTTCTGCCGGAGAGTTCCAAGAAGATGTAAATGACAAGAGTATGCAAATTTACGATGAGTATAACAATATTTATAAAAAGGTCGTTATACGTGATAGCAAAGTAGTTGGCGCGGTATTATATGGTGATATTAATGATGGAACTAAGCTCCTTCAGATGATGCAAAAACAAACATTGATAAGTGAAATGGCTCCTTTATCATTTGTACAAGGACAAAGTAATGGAAGTGGAGAACAGTCAATCGTTGCATCTATGGAGATGGATGATCAAGTTTGTGGGTGTAATGGTATAACAAAAGGAATGATTGTTGAAGCAATAAAGTCAAATGGTTTAAGTTCTGTTTCAGAAGTTAAATCATGTACGAAAGCTGGAACTTCGTGTGGAGGTTGTTCACCTCTTGTTAGTGAGTTAGTGAAGGAAACGTTAGGAGAAAGCTTTGAGGAAACTGAACAAATACAGTCAATTTGTGAATGTACATCATTAAGTAGAGATGAGATTGTTGAAAATATACGGATGATGGGCTTAACTCATATTCGTGAAGTAATGAACGTGTTAGGCTGGCAATCCGATGAAGGGTGTTCGAAGTGTCGACCAGCTATAAACTATTATTTAGGGATGGTGCATCCAACGGAGTATGTAGACGAACTAGAATCTAGATTTGTAAACGAAAGAATGCATGCAAACATTCAAAAAGATGGAACATATTCTGTCGTTCCGCGAATGTATGGTGGTGTAACTAATGCAGAAGAGTTAAGGCGTATTGCAGACGTTGCAGAGAAATATGAAGTTCCGATGGTGAAGCTAACAGGTGGTCAACGAATTGATTTACTTGGGATTAAGAAAGAAGACTTGCCAAAGGTATGGGAAGAGTTGGATATGCCTTCTGGTTATGCATATGGGAAAGCGATCCGTACTGTTAAAACTTGTGTAGGTTCAGAGTTTTGTAGATTTGGAACACAGAACTCAACGCAGATGGGTATAGATCTTGAGAAAAAATTTGAAAGATTAAATACACCTGCCAAAGTGAAGATGAGCGTCTCAGCTTGTCCGAGGAATTGTGCAGAAAGTGCGATAAAAGATATTGGAATTGTTGGAGTAAGTGATGGTTGGGAGTTATATATAGGTGGTAATGGAGGTACTAACTTGCGTGCAGGTGACCTGTTATGTAAAGTGAAAACAGCCGATGAGGTTATACAATGGAGTGGAGCTATACTTCAATACTATCGTGAAACAGGGGAGTATGGGGAGAGAACTTCTGCTTGGGTTGAGAGAATGGGTTTGACAGCGATTGGTGATGTATTGGCTAGTGAGGAAGTGCGTTCGTCATTAAATGAACGAATTGAGGTAGCTTTAGCTACACTAAAAGATCCATGGAAAGATGTCGTTAATGATGAAGATAAACAACATAAATTATATAACAGTTATTCGTTAACAACAGTTTAG